The following proteins come from a genomic window of Halomarina ordinaria:
- the gyrB gene encoding DNA topoisomerase (ATP-hydrolyzing) subunit B, whose amino-acid sequence MSHESEYSAGQIQVLEGLEAVRKRPAMYIGSTDTRGLHHLVYEVVDNAIDEALAGYCDTIEVTIHDDDSVSVSDDGRGIPVDTHSEYDLPALEVIMTVLHAGGKFDSKSYQVSGGLHGVGVSVVNALSKWLDVEVKRDGAVWRDRFDHGEPEPDAFERVRDMDADEETGTTIRFWPDDDIFETTAFNFTTLESRLRELAFLNPGVEVTLRDEREDLATTFRYDGGIREFVAYLNESRTALHEDVVYFDTEQDDIQVEVAMQATDGVQSSIHAFANNINTREGGTHLTGLKTALTRVVNDYAASNGLADGIDGNLKGEDIREGLTCVISVKHPDPQFEGQTKTKLGNSEVRGIVESAVHSELGTYLEEHPKTAAVIIAKAVDAAKARMAARKAEELTRRKSALSSTSLPGKLADCQTRDPEDAELFVVEGDSAGGSAKQARDPGFQAILPLFGKILNAEKHRLDRVLENEKIRNLITAIGTGIGEEFDIENARYHKIIIMTDADVDGAHIRTLYLTFLYRHMRPLLEAGYVYAAQPPLYRIRYKGETYDAMTEADRERIVEEVCDGSPDQVQRFKGLGEMNPEQLWETTMDPDNRILKQITIEDAAAADRMFSVLMGDAVEPRREFIKEHSTDAEWVDI is encoded by the coding sequence ATGTCTCACGAATCAGAGTATAGCGCGGGGCAGATTCAGGTCCTCGAGGGCCTGGAGGCCGTTCGGAAGCGCCCCGCCATGTACATCGGCTCGACGGACACCCGCGGGCTCCACCATCTCGTCTACGAGGTCGTCGACAACGCCATCGACGAGGCACTCGCCGGCTACTGCGACACCATCGAGGTGACCATCCACGACGACGACTCGGTGTCGGTCAGCGACGACGGGCGCGGCATCCCCGTCGACACCCACAGCGAGTACGACCTCCCCGCCCTCGAGGTCATCATGACCGTCCTCCACGCCGGCGGGAAGTTCGACAGCAAGTCCTACCAGGTCTCCGGCGGCCTCCACGGCGTCGGTGTGAGCGTCGTCAACGCCCTCTCGAAGTGGCTCGACGTCGAGGTGAAGCGCGACGGCGCCGTCTGGCGCGACCGCTTCGACCACGGCGAACCCGAACCCGACGCCTTCGAGCGCGTCCGCGACATGGACGCCGACGAGGAGACGGGGACGACCATCCGGTTCTGGCCGGACGACGACATCTTCGAGACGACCGCGTTCAACTTCACCACGCTCGAATCCCGCCTCCGCGAACTCGCCTTCCTCAACCCCGGCGTCGAGGTGACGCTGCGCGACGAGCGCGAGGACCTGGCGACCACCTTCCGCTACGACGGCGGTATCCGGGAGTTCGTCGCCTACCTCAACGAGAGCCGGACCGCCCTCCACGAGGACGTCGTCTACTTCGACACCGAACAGGACGACATCCAGGTGGAGGTCGCCATGCAGGCGACCGACGGCGTCCAGAGCTCCATCCACGCCTTCGCCAACAACATCAACACCCGCGAGGGCGGCACCCACCTCACGGGGCTGAAGACCGCCCTGACGCGCGTGGTCAACGACTACGCCGCGAGCAACGGCCTCGCCGACGGCATCGACGGCAATCTGAAGGGCGAGGACATCCGCGAGGGCCTCACCTGCGTCATCTCCGTCAAACACCCCGACCCCCAGTTCGAGGGACAGACGAAGACGAAACTCGGCAACAGCGAGGTCCGGGGCATCGTCGAGAGCGCCGTCCACAGCGAACTCGGGACGTACCTCGAGGAGCACCCGAAGACGGCGGCGGTCATCATCGCGAAGGCCGTCGACGCGGCGAAGGCGCGCATGGCCGCCCGGAAGGCCGAGGAGCTCACCCGGCGCAAGAGCGCCCTCTCCTCGACGTCCCTGCCCGGGAAGCTGGCCGACTGCCAGACGCGCGACCCCGAGGACGCCGAACTGTTCGTCGTCGAGGGCGACTCCGCCGGCGGGTCGGCGAAACAGGCGCGCGACCCCGGCTTCCAGGCCATCCTCCCGCTGTTCGGGAAAATCCTCAACGCCGAGAAGCACCGCCTCGACCGCGTCCTCGAGAACGAGAAGATACGCAACCTCATCACCGCCATCGGGACGGGTATCGGCGAGGAGTTCGACATCGAGAACGCCCGCTACCACAAGATAATCATCATGACGGACGCGGACGTCGACGGCGCGCACATCCGCACGCTCTACCTGACGTTCCTCTACCGTCACATGAGGCCGCTGCTGGAGGCGGGCTACGTCTACGCCGCCCAGCCGCCGCTGTACCGCATCCGCTACAAGGGCGAGACCTACGACGCGATGACGGAGGCGGACCGCGAACGCATCGTCGAGGAGGTCTGTGACGGCTCGCCCGACCAGGTCCAGCGCTTCAAGGGCCTCGGGGAGATGAACCCCGAACAGCTCTGGGAGACGACGATGGACCCGGACAACCGCATCCTGAAGCAGATAACCATCGAGGACGCGGCGGCCGCCGACCGCATGTTCTCCGTCCTGATGGGCGACGCCGTCGAACCGCGACGCGAGTTCATCAAGGAACACTCGACCGACGCCGAGTGGGTCGACATCTGA
- a CDS encoding DNA topoisomerase VI subunit B, with translation MTSYQSELGGGGNVAEELAKGQRAISIAEFFEKNKHMLGFDSGARGLVTAVKEAVDNALDATEEAGILPDLYVEIAEVGDYYRLVIEDNGPGITKAQIPKVFGKLLYGSRFHAREQSRGQQGIGISAAVLYSQLTSGKPAKITSRTQGDADAQYFELIIDTDANEPEISVESTTSWERPHGTRIELEMEANMRARQRLHDYIKHTAVVNPHARIEFREPEEHLKFERATDQLPAETEEIRPHPHGVELGTLIKMLGRTDSYSVSGFLQSEFTRVGQKTADNLLESFRDQHFGREMSWEPPRAGVDADVEARVAEAVNGKGQAATEAFASAVADVLSERSRVAHHELVTVVADAAERTAEETGTAFGETVRENAVAAAWEALTADREADLYRLVDEVTTSRKDDAAVEALARRVATTFANDEDGRDRVTRETLAARVGRAAERTKERDDVSFGDTARENVVEAVWGVSRTVPDDVPPVREVAADRDTASDLLEAMRVTDILSPPTDCLAPITDELLEEGLRKEFDADFYAAATRDAEVHGGDPFVVEAGIAYGGDLKAEGQVEVLRFANRVPLVYQQGACAITTVVKDINWRNYGLDQPGGSGMPNGPAVLMVHVASTNVPFTSESKDAVASVPAIEDEIELALREAARELKRYLNKRRSLERRRHKQDVIAEILPQMAEKLSAVTGRDDLVIEDSLARIMNNVLVEREVGDGRVRVVVNNYSETNADLEVTDILTADPGDLDGAQVVPMDGEWFVKWNPTVPSGDRAVLEYDVNGDADFDISVEGVEAAKLTINA, from the coding sequence ATGACGTCATACCAGTCTGAACTGGGTGGCGGCGGCAACGTCGCCGAGGAGCTGGCGAAGGGCCAGCGCGCCATCTCGATAGCCGAGTTCTTCGAGAAGAACAAGCACATGCTCGGTTTCGACAGCGGGGCGCGCGGGCTCGTCACCGCGGTCAAGGAGGCGGTCGACAACGCCCTCGACGCCACCGAGGAGGCCGGCATCCTCCCGGACCTCTACGTCGAGATCGCGGAGGTCGGCGACTACTACCGCCTCGTCATCGAGGACAACGGCCCCGGCATCACCAAGGCACAGATACCGAAGGTCTTCGGGAAGCTCCTCTACGGCTCTCGGTTCCACGCCCGCGAACAGTCGCGCGGCCAACAGGGTATCGGTATCTCGGCTGCGGTCCTCTACTCGCAACTCACCAGCGGCAAACCCGCGAAGATAACCTCCCGGACGCAGGGCGACGCCGACGCGCAGTACTTCGAACTCATCATCGACACGGACGCGAACGAACCCGAGATATCGGTGGAGTCGACCACCTCGTGGGAGCGCCCCCACGGGACGCGCATCGAACTGGAGATGGAGGCGAACATGCGCGCTCGCCAGCGGCTCCACGACTACATCAAACACACCGCGGTCGTCAACCCCCACGCCCGCATCGAGTTCCGCGAACCGGAGGAGCACCTGAAGTTCGAGCGCGCGACCGACCAGTTGCCCGCCGAGACCGAGGAGATACGCCCCCACCCCCACGGCGTCGAACTCGGGACGCTCATCAAGATGCTGGGTCGGACCGACTCCTACTCCGTCTCGGGGTTCCTCCAGTCGGAGTTCACCCGCGTCGGCCAGAAGACCGCCGACAACCTCCTCGAGAGCTTCCGCGACCAGCACTTCGGCCGGGAGATGAGCTGGGAACCGCCCCGGGCGGGCGTCGACGCCGACGTCGAGGCCCGGGTGGCGGAGGCGGTCAACGGCAAGGGGCAGGCCGCGACCGAGGCGTTCGCGAGCGCCGTCGCCGACGTACTCTCGGAGCGAAGCCGCGTCGCGCACCACGAACTCGTCACGGTCGTGGCGGACGCGGCCGAGCGCACGGCCGAGGAGACGGGGACGGCCTTCGGCGAGACCGTCCGCGAGAACGCCGTCGCGGCCGCGTGGGAGGCGCTCACCGCCGACCGGGAGGCCGACCTCTACCGCCTCGTCGACGAGGTGACGACCAGCCGGAAGGACGACGCCGCCGTCGAGGCGCTCGCCCGGCGCGTCGCGACCACCTTCGCCAACGACGAGGACGGCCGCGACCGGGTCACGCGCGAGACGCTCGCCGCCCGCGTCGGCCGGGCCGCCGAGCGGACGAAAGAGCGCGACGACGTGAGCTTCGGCGATACCGCCCGCGAGAACGTCGTCGAGGCGGTCTGGGGCGTCAGCCGGACGGTCCCCGACGACGTCCCGCCCGTGCGGGAGGTGGCCGCCGACCGCGACACCGCGAGCGACCTGCTGGAGGCGATGCGGGTGACGGACATCCTCTCGCCGCCGACGGACTGCCTCGCGCCCATCACCGACGAGTTGCTGGAGGAGGGCCTCAGAAAGGAGTTCGACGCCGACTTCTACGCCGCGGCGACCCGCGACGCGGAGGTCCACGGCGGCGACCCGTTCGTCGTCGAGGCGGGCATCGCCTACGGCGGCGACCTGAAGGCGGAGGGGCAGGTGGAGGTCCTCCGCTTCGCCAACCGCGTTCCACTGGTGTACCAGCAGGGCGCCTGCGCCATCACGACCGTCGTCAAGGACATCAACTGGCGCAACTACGGCCTCGACCAGCCGGGGGGCAGCGGGATGCCGAACGGTCCCGCCGTCCTCATGGTCCACGTCGCCTCCACGAACGTCCCCTTCACCAGCGAGTCGAAGGACGCCGTGGCGAGCGTCCCGGCCATCGAAGACGAGATAGAACTCGCGCTGCGCGAGGCGGCGCGCGAACTGAAACGGTACCTGAACAAGCGCCGCTCGCTCGAACGTCGCCGTCACAAACAGGACGTCATCGCCGAGATACTCCCCCAGATGGCGGAGAAGCTCTCCGCAGTCACCGGCCGCGACGACCTCGTCATCGAGGACTCGCTGGCGCGCATCATGAACAACGTCCTCGTCGAGCGCGAGGTCGGCGACGGCCGCGTCAGGGTCGTCGTGAACAACTACTCGGAGACGAACGCGGACCTCGAGGTGACCGACATCCTCACCGCCGACCCCGGCGACCTCGACGGCGCGCAGGTCGTCCCGATGGACGGCGAGTGGTTCGTCAAGTGGAACCCGACCGTCCCGAGCGGCGACCGCGCCGTCCTCGAGTACGACGTGAACGGCGACGCCGACTTCGACATCTCCGTCGAGGGCGTCGAGGCGGCGAAACTCACCATCAACGCGTAA
- a CDS encoding DNA topoisomerase IV subunit A: MSSDTPTNPQDETAREQLIDLAAEFYDQFARGEVPSMRIPTRTKSNIEYDEEQGVWVYGDRHSTRSANSVGGAQKLLKAIYVIDFLQNQLEENRSSTLRELYYLSESWDLDAAQFNTQDESNSLIEDLEIVSEVKREDFHMRPEESGAKVMGPLRIREQTNRGDREIHCQDDVGQGGYQIPNNPDTIEFLDHDADFVMCVETGGMRDRLVENGFDEDYSCIVVHLGGQPARATRRLTKRLHDELDLPVTVFTDGDPWSYRIYGSVAYGSIKSAHLSRYLATPEAKFIGIQPSDIVEYDLPTDPLSDSDVNALESELEDPRFQTEYWTEQIELQLDINKKAEQQALAARGLDFVTDTYLPERLDAMDIA; encoded by the coding sequence ATGAGCTCAGACACACCGACGAACCCCCAGGACGAGACCGCGAGAGAACAGCTCATCGACCTCGCCGCGGAGTTCTACGACCAGTTCGCCCGCGGCGAGGTGCCGTCGATGCGTATCCCCACCCGGACGAAGTCGAACATCGAGTACGACGAGGAGCAGGGCGTGTGGGTCTACGGCGACCGCCACTCGACGCGCTCGGCCAACTCCGTCGGCGGTGCCCAGAAACTCCTGAAGGCCATCTACGTCATCGACTTCCTGCAGAACCAGCTCGAGGAGAACCGCTCGTCGACCCTGCGTGAGCTGTACTACCTCAGCGAGTCGTGGGACTTGGACGCCGCGCAGTTCAACACGCAGGACGAGTCCAACAGCCTCATCGAGGACCTCGAAATCGTCTCCGAGGTGAAGCGCGAGGACTTCCACATGCGGCCCGAGGAGTCCGGCGCGAAGGTGATGGGACCGCTGCGCATCCGCGAGCAGACCAACCGGGGCGACCGCGAGATACACTGTCAGGACGACGTCGGGCAGGGCGGCTACCAGATACCCAACAACCCCGACACCATCGAGTTCCTCGACCACGACGCCGACTTCGTCATGTGCGTCGAGACCGGCGGGATGCGCGACCGCCTCGTCGAGAACGGCTTCGACGAGGACTACAGCTGCATCGTCGTCCACCTCGGTGGCCAGCCGGCACGGGCGACCCGCCGGCTGACCAAGCGCCTGCACGACGAACTCGACCTGCCGGTGACGGTGTTCACCGACGGCGACCCGTGGTCCTACCGCATCTACGGGTCGGTGGCCTACGGCTCCATCAAGTCCGCGCACCTCTCTCGGTATCTCGCCACGCCCGAGGCGAAGTTCATCGGCATCCAGCCGAGCGACATCGTGGAGTACGACCTGCCGACCGACCCCCTGAGCGACTCGGACGTGAACGCGCTGGAGTCGGAGCTGGAAGACCCCCGCTTCCAGACGGAGTACTGGACCGAGCAGATAGAGTTACAGCTCGACATCAACAAGAAGGCCGAACAGCAGGCGCTCGCCGCCCGCGGTCTGGACTTCGTCACCGACACGTACCTCCCCGAGCGCCTCGACGCGATGGACATCGCCTGA
- a CDS encoding MBL fold metallo-hydrolase → MTVHYRDLTLDWLGYATLRIETDEGFVAYLDPGRYGVLTGEWEPDTPGVAHPPGEDYAPHDADLVCVTHDHHYDSDGIERVATEDTLVVAYEAVDAATISRDVAPVEAFPRTERVGYGESVAVDGANVRAVTASNDPDGPHTRENGEPYHPEGFGCGFALSMAGEEVLWTGDSDVLPDHEAEDPTLLVPPIGGSFTMDRHGAATLAETLAPDLVLPIHYNTFAALEADSGAFAADAAGRGVPVVLDER, encoded by the coding sequence ATGACCGTCCACTACCGCGACCTGACGCTCGACTGGCTCGGCTACGCGACCCTCCGCATCGAGACGGACGAGGGGTTCGTCGCGTACCTCGACCCCGGTCGCTACGGCGTACTCACCGGCGAGTGGGAACCCGACACCCCGGGGGTCGCCCACCCGCCCGGCGAGGACTACGCACCCCACGACGCGGACCTCGTCTGCGTCACCCACGACCACCACTACGACTCCGACGGCATCGAGCGCGTCGCGACCGAGGACACGCTCGTCGTCGCCTACGAGGCCGTCGACGCCGCGACCATCTCCCGGGACGTGGCCCCCGTCGAGGCGTTCCCCCGGACCGAGCGCGTCGGCTACGGCGAGAGCGTCGCCGTCGACGGGGCGAACGTCCGTGCCGTCACCGCCTCCAACGACCCCGACGGCCCACACACCCGCGAGAACGGCGAGCCGTACCACCCCGAGGGATTCGGCTGTGGCTTCGCCCTCTCGATGGCCGGCGAGGAGGTGCTCTGGACCGGCGACTCCGACGTGCTCCCGGACCACGAGGCGGAGGACCCGACCCTCCTCGTCCCGCCCATCGGCGGGTCGTTCACGATGGACCGCCACGGGGCCGCGACGCTGGCGGAGACGCTCGCACCCGACCTCGTCCTCCCGATTCACTACAACACGTTCGCGGCGCTGGAGGCCGACTCCGGCGCCTTCGCGGCCGACGCGGCGGGACGCGGGGTGCCGGTCGTCCTCGACGAACGGTAG
- a CDS encoding CBS domain-containing protein, with product MELPTPEDLRERRTELSLTQSELADRAGVSQPLIARIEGDDVDPRLSTLRRIVGALDAAEGDILRASDIMHAPVATIAPDDSVREAIDVMSEEGYSQLPVVHDGYPVGIISNSDIRQVDEGEGLGQLPVADAMRESITTVTRDATLDEIDNHLDHHDAVIVIERGEMAGIITEADVAVHLQ from the coding sequence ATGGAACTGCCGACTCCCGAGGACCTCCGCGAACGTCGGACGGAGTTGTCCCTCACGCAGAGCGAACTCGCCGACCGCGCGGGCGTCTCCCAGCCCCTCATCGCCCGTATCGAGGGCGACGACGTCGACCCGCGCCTCTCGACGCTCCGGCGAATCGTGGGCGCGCTGGACGCCGCCGAGGGCGACATCCTCCGGGCGAGTGACATCATGCACGCCCCCGTCGCCACCATCGCCCCCGACGACAGCGTCCGGGAGGCCATCGACGTGATGAGCGAGGAGGGCTACTCGCAACTCCCGGTCGTCCACGACGGCTACCCCGTCGGCATCATCAGCAACAGCGACATCCGCCAGGTCGACGAGGGGGAAGGGCTGGGGCAACTCCCCGTCGCCGACGCGATGCGCGAGTCCATCACGACGGTCACCCGCGACGCTACGCTCGACGAGATAGACAACCACCTCGACCACCACGACGCCGTCATCGTCATCGAGCGCGGCGAGATGGCCGGCATCATCACCGAGGCGGACGTCGCCGTCCACCTGCAGTAG
- a CDS encoding PH domain-containing protein, which translates to MRLHPLTAVVRAVRYGFNAGAVGFFLGGMAAGTVGTDVGLVFVLGPLLALLGAAYGLATYLRFTYELTDDTLDVASGVVGRQEREIPLRRVQNVDVVQGLFKRPFGLAVVRVETAGGGSTEAVFDFVSETEAERLRTEVRRRARDTVAPTANGAAGTDGDVGEPPDERDYPDGTAAAGDDTFHETVPTHLFELTTRELAVLAASSFRPGALAAPLFLVFSPVGPLVRSLALSLAAPVGGPRSLAGASPDALVVLALVSLVPTVVVAWLASAALTVVGYYGFRLGRLDDDLVYERGLFSRYSGSVPLSKVQTVAVTENPLARRLGYAGLAVETAGYGTQQAAQEGNQSVVPLADRERVTTLARRLEGVEEPALDPLPERARRRYAARGLLAVLGATLLTTLAAWAVDGFSLWYLPLALLPVVPLAAHYTWVNRGYALADDHVVVRSGFWRRATYLVPYDRLQTVQVRASVFQRRLGLANVVVDTASSARLGSTDATVFDVDRATATDLARTLRERLQRSLHRGRRRERPVREA; encoded by the coding sequence GTGAGGCTCCACCCCCTGACCGCCGTCGTTCGGGCCGTTCGCTACGGGTTCAACGCCGGTGCCGTCGGCTTCTTCCTCGGCGGGATGGCGGCGGGGACCGTCGGGACCGACGTCGGCCTCGTGTTCGTCCTCGGACCGCTCCTCGCGCTGCTCGGTGCCGCCTACGGCCTCGCGACCTACCTCCGGTTCACCTACGAACTCACCGACGACACCCTCGACGTCGCCTCGGGGGTCGTGGGTCGCCAGGAACGCGAGATACCGCTGCGGCGCGTCCAGAACGTCGACGTCGTCCAGGGCCTGTTCAAACGACCGTTCGGCCTCGCGGTGGTCCGCGTCGAGACGGCCGGCGGCGGTAGCACGGAGGCCGTCTTCGACTTCGTGAGCGAGACGGAGGCCGAACGCCTGCGAACCGAGGTCAGACGGCGGGCCCGCGACACGGTCGCACCGACCGCCAACGGCGCCGCCGGGACCGACGGCGACGTCGGCGAACCCCCCGACGAGCGCGACTACCCCGACGGGACAGCCGCGGCCGGGGACGATACGTTTCACGAGACGGTCCCGACGCACCTGTTCGAACTGACGACGCGGGAACTGGCCGTCCTCGCGGCCAGTTCCTTCCGTCCGGGGGCGCTCGCCGCCCCGCTGTTCCTCGTGTTCTCGCCGGTCGGCCCGCTCGTCCGGTCCCTCGCCCTCTCGCTGGCCGCGCCCGTCGGCGGCCCGCGGAGTCTCGCGGGTGCCTCGCCCGACGCGCTCGTCGTCCTCGCGCTGGTCTCGCTCGTCCCGACCGTCGTCGTCGCGTGGCTCGCCAGCGCCGCGCTGACGGTCGTCGGCTACTACGGCTTCCGACTGGGACGGCTCGACGACGACCTGGTGTACGAACGGGGGCTGTTCAGCCGCTACAGCGGGAGCGTCCCGCTGTCGAAGGTCCAGACCGTCGCCGTCACGGAGAACCCCCTCGCACGGCGCCTCGGCTACGCCGGTCTCGCCGTCGAGACGGCCGGCTACGGCACCCAGCAGGCCGCCCAGGAGGGGAACCAGTCGGTCGTCCCGCTCGCCGACCGCGAGCGCGTGACGACCCTCGCGCGGCGCCTCGAAGGCGTCGAGGAGCCGGCACTCGACCCGCTCCCGGAACGGGCACGCCGGCGCTACGCCGCCCGTGGCCTGCTCGCCGTCCTCGGCGCGACGCTTCTTACCACGCTCGCGGCGTGGGCCGTCGACGGGTTCTCCCTCTGGTACCTCCCGCTCGCGCTCCTCCCCGTCGTTCCGCTGGCGGCGCACTACACCTGGGTCAACCGCGGCTACGCCCTCGCGGACGACCACGTGGTCGTGCGGAGCGGGTTCTGGCGACGCGCGACCTATCTCGTCCCCTACGACCGCCTCCAGACGGTGCAGGTGCGGGCGAGCGTGTTCCAGCGACGCCTCGGCCTCGCGAACGTCGTCGTCGACACCGCCAGCTCCGCCCGCCTCGGGTCGACCGACGCGACCGTCTTCGACGTCGACCGCGCCACCGCGACCGACCTCGCCCGGACGCTCCGCGAGCGCCTCCAGCGGAGCCTCCACCGCGGACGCCGTCGCGAGCGCCCCGTCCGCGAGGCGTAG
- a CDS encoding PH domain-containing protein encodes MHALHPRVRVAWALSSLVGAVTLGAGAVAVDRFLLSLPGGPALGVAVGLGLALLGVGSALLHYRVWRYDVQDDALYLERGVLTRVESAVPYVRVQHVDTQRGPVERALGLASVVVYTAGSRGADVTVPGLEPDRARALQGRLRELATESEPEDGV; translated from the coding sequence ATGCACGCCCTCCACCCGCGGGTCCGCGTCGCGTGGGCCCTCTCCTCGCTCGTCGGGGCGGTCACGCTCGGCGCGGGCGCCGTCGCCGTCGACCGGTTCCTCCTCTCGCTACCGGGAGGGCCGGCGCTCGGCGTGGCGGTCGGCCTCGGCCTCGCCCTCCTCGGCGTCGGAAGCGCGCTCCTGCACTACCGGGTCTGGCGTTACGACGTCCAGGACGACGCCCTCTACCTCGAACGTGGCGTCCTCACACGTGTCGAGAGCGCCGTCCCCTACGTCCGCGTCCAGCACGTCGACACCCAGCGCGGCCCGGTCGAGCGCGCCCTCGGCCTCGCGAGCGTCGTCGTCTACACGGCCGGGTCCCGCGGCGCCGACGTGACCGTCCCCGGCCTCGAACCGGACCGCGCCCGCGCCCTGCAGGGACGCCTGCGCGAACTCGCCACCGAGAGCGAACCGGAGGACGGCGTGTGA
- a CDS encoding DUF555 domain-containing protein, with amino-acid sequence MTNYLVAMEAAWLVRDVGAIDDAIGVAVSEAGKRLNQRDMDYVEVEVGGTPCPACGETFDSAFIAADTALVGLLLEMKVFNADGEQHAQRIAKSEIGGALRDVPLKVIETFELDEEED; translated from the coding sequence ATGACGAACTACTTGGTCGCCATGGAGGCGGCGTGGCTGGTCCGAGACGTCGGTGCCATCGACGACGCCATCGGCGTCGCCGTCAGCGAGGCGGGCAAACGACTGAACCAGCGGGACATGGACTACGTCGAGGTCGAAGTCGGCGGCACGCCCTGTCCCGCCTGCGGGGAGACGTTCGACTCGGCATTTATCGCCGCCGACACCGCGCTCGTCGGCCTCCTCCTCGAGATGAAGGTGTTCAACGCCGACGGCGAGCAACACGCCCAGCGCATCGCCAAGAGCGAGATCGGCGGCGCCCTCCGCGACGTCCCGCTCAAGGTCATCGAGACGTTCGAACTCGACGAGGAGGAGGACTGA
- the psmB gene encoding archaeal proteasome endopeptidase complex subunit beta, with product MNRQNQSAFDFDRRDYEVPIYEPEVGSLPDLSGKDAEKVNQTGTTTVGITTTDGVVIATDMRASLGGRFVSNKNVQKVEQIHPTGALTLVGSVGGAQSFIRSLRAEVNLYESRRGEPMSISALATLAGNFARGGPFFAINPILGGVDDEGHHVYSIDPAGGVMEDDYTVTGSGLTVAYGTLEREYREGLSNDEAKQVAASAVKAAVERDTGSGNGVFLAEVTDEGVDINGHKDFDEVL from the coding sequence ATGAACCGCCAGAACCAGTCGGCGTTCGACTTCGACCGGCGTGACTACGAGGTGCCCATCTACGAACCCGAGGTGGGGTCGCTGCCCGACCTCTCCGGCAAGGACGCGGAGAAGGTCAACCAGACCGGGACCACGACGGTCGGTATCACGACCACCGACGGCGTCGTCATCGCGACGGACATGCGCGCCTCGCTCGGCGGCCGGTTCGTCTCGAACAAGAACGTCCAGAAGGTCGAGCAGATTCACCCGACCGGCGCGCTCACCCTCGTCGGGAGCGTCGGCGGCGCCCAGTCGTTCATCCGGTCGCTGCGCGCCGAGGTGAACCTCTACGAGTCGCGCCGCGGCGAACCCATGAGCATCAGCGCGCTCGCCACGCTCGCGGGGAACTTCGCCCGCGGCGGGCCCTTCTTCGCCATCAACCCCATCCTCGGCGGCGTCGACGACGAGGGGCACCACGTCTACTCCATCGACCCCGCCGGCGGCGTCATGGAGGACGACTACACCGTCACCGGGTCGGGCCTCACCGTCGCCTACGGGACGCTCGAACGCGAGTACCGCGAGGGGCTCTCGAACGACGAGGCGAAGCAGGTCGCCGCGAGCGCCGTCAAGGCCGCCGTCGAGCGCGACACCGGCTCCGGCAACGGCGTCTTCCTCGCGGAGGTCACCGACGAGGGCGTCGACATCAACGGCCACAAGGACTTCGACGAGGTCCTGTAG
- a CDS encoding universal stress protein: MTRHVLVAYDGSPLADRALRFATHEFPDDEVTALYVVDQERDPTAMSGWGNDPHEWEDWLEAERDLAAGLFERAERVASEEGGSVRTAAAVGRVHDRVVQYAADHDVDVVVVGTHGRSAARKALLGSVAETVIRESPVPVVAVR, translated from the coding sequence ATGACTCGACACGTACTCGTCGCCTACGACGGCTCGCCGCTCGCGGACCGCGCCCTCCGCTTCGCCACCCACGAGTTCCCCGACGACGAGGTGACCGCGCTCTACGTGGTCGACCAGGAGCGCGACCCGACGGCGATGAGTGGATGGGGGAACGACCCCCACGAGTGGGAGGACTGGCTGGAAGCGGAACGCGACCTCGCGGCGGGCCTGTTCGAGCGCGCCGAGAGGGTCGCGAGCGAGGAAGGAGGGAGCGTCCGGACCGCGGCCGCGGTCGGTCGGGTCCACGACCGGGTCGTCCAGTACGCCGCGGACCACGACGTCGACGTGGTCGTCGTGGGGACGCACGGCCGGTCGGCGGCCCGGAAGGCGCTGCTCGGGAGCGTCGCGGAGACGGTGATTCGAGAGTCGCCCGTGCCGGTCGTGGCGGTCAGGTAG